The Hemibagrus wyckioides isolate EC202008001 linkage group LG10, SWU_Hwy_1.0, whole genome shotgun sequence genome includes a window with the following:
- the LOC131360233 gene encoding afadin- and alpha-actinin-binding protein-like — MMPPSRPYSQSIRAPLPFRAYTGSSVFCTAENVTECMQFIDKELSSLGLPSIFYDSNRNQELDIILTLNNMYDLLQLHHFALENVDEHEMARLKDQLELSKKENGKLCQREQQLENNIKALQRCLKNEKKEVQKLQNIIASRATQYNHSMKRKEREFSRLKEHLNQLLTDKKDMKQRMEMLNYVERSDDSQRRTGRTDASHESEVCRTLLNEFDKRQRELMLENFELKKVLQQMKQEMVVMLSPKNYIQRQEKYSEFTDQQLADEEETSFNGTLEMSCERAREKLTNSIRQQWRKLKHHMESLDNKAFVLQLGKGVSEEMISKQVHQEETEKLKMEIQQCMDFIQTQQQLLQQQLNTQCDEETAAVLNDCYMLEEKERLKEEWRTFEEQRKTFEMERRSFTEAAIRLGHERKMFEEDRATWLKHQFLNMTFTEHMRSHNVISEYSGQEQKHISAPKTPL, encoded by the exons ATGATGCCTCCATCAAGGCCATATAGCCAATCCATAAGGGCTCCTCTGCCCTTTAGAGCTTATACTGGTTCCAGTGTCTTCTGTACAGCAGAAAATGTCACAGAGTGCATGCAATTCATCGATAAG GAGCTATCATCTCTGGGTTTGCCATCGATCTTCTATGACTCAAATAGAAATCAAGAACTTGATATCATTCTGACTCTAAATAACATGTATGATcttctgcagctccatcacttTGCTTTGGAAAATGTGGATGAACATGAAATGGCTCGGCTTAAG GACCAGCTTGAACTTTCCAAGAAAGAAAATGGCAAATTATGTCAACGAGAACAGCAGttagaaaataatataaaggCTTTACAAAGatgtttgaaaaatgaaaaaaaggag GTTCAAAAGCTTCAGAACATCATTGCAAGCCGTGCCACACAGTACAACCACAGTatgaagaggaaagaaagagagttcAGCAGGCTTAAAGAGCACCTCAATCAGTTACTTACTGACAAGAAGGACATGAAACAGA GGATGGAGATGTTGAATTATGTTGAGAGGTCTGATGACAGTCAGAGGAGAACTGGAAGAACAGATGCAAG TCATGAAAGTGAAGTGTGCAGGACTCTTCTGAACGAGTTTGATAAACGCCAGCGGGAGCTGATGCTGGAAAATTTTGAGTTGAAAAAAGTGCTCCAGCAGATGAAACAGGAAATGGTGGTCATGTTAAGTCCAAAGAACTACATCCAAAGACAGGAGAAATACTCTGAATTTACAGATCAG CAATTAGCTGATGAAGAAGAGACTTCATTTAATGGGACTTTAGAGATGTCATGTGAGCGTGCTCGTGAGAAGCTGACCAACAGCATTCGGCAGCAGTGGAGAAAACTGAAACATCATATGGAAAGCCTTGATAACAAAG CATTTGTTTTGCAGTTAGGAAAGGGGGTCAGTGAGGAGATGATTTCTAAGCAGGTCCATCaggaagaaacagagaaacTCAAAATGGAGATCCAGCAATGCATGGACTTTATTCAAACTCAGCAGCAGCTCCTGCAG CAACAGCTAAACActcagtgtgatgaggagaCTGCAGCTGTCCTGAATGACTGTTACATGTTGGAAGAGAAGGAACGCTTGAAAGAGGAATGGAGGACTTTTGAGGAGCAGAGGAAGACCTTTGAAATGGAGAGGAGGAGTTTCACAGAGGCAGCCATTAGATTGGGGCATGAG AGGAAAATGTTCGAGGAAGATCGTGCAACCTGGCTAAAACATCAATTTTTGAACATGACGTTCACTGAACATATGAGATCACATAATGTCATATCAGAAT attctGGTCAAGAACAGAAACACATATCGGCTCCCAAAACACCACTCTAG